A stretch of Imperialibacter roseus DNA encodes these proteins:
- a CDS encoding helix-turn-helix transcriptional regulator, with the protein MQPETNNDKPIADDLKSSSVIGLITNYKRKGMFEARLVEKEDDDKKYIYLKVGHEDFYIDLDENDILSDMFSEHEMASLIEELIIENLRLESNLRAASQWLTTDESTILELSAKGYNAQQLCSKTGLSSDTIETLKRELSLKLNKSSFEEALEFIRIKKL; encoded by the coding sequence ATGCAACCTGAAACCAACAATGATAAACCAATTGCGGATGATCTTAAAAGCTCATCTGTAATAGGGCTGATTACCAATTACAAGAGAAAAGGAATGTTTGAAGCTCGTTTGGTAGAAAAAGAAGACGATGACAAAAAATATATCTATTTGAAAGTGGGCCACGAAGACTTTTATATTGATCTGGACGAGAACGACATCCTGAGCGATATGTTCTCAGAGCATGAAATGGCCTCACTTATCGAGGAACTGATCATTGAAAATTTAAGACTGGAAAGCAACCTGAGGGCTGCATCACAATGGCTCACAACTGATGAGTCGACTATTTTGGAGCTATCGGCCAAAGGATACAACGCACAGCAATTGTGCTCAAAAACAGGCCTTTCATCAGACACTATCGAAACACTGAAGAGAGAGCTAAGCTTAAAACTGAACAAGAGCAGCTTCGAGGAGGCTCTGGAATTTATCAGAATCAAGAAACTTTAG
- a CDS encoding tRNA1(Val) (adenine(37)-N6)-methyltransferase: MGNNFFQFKQFRINQEGAAMKVSTEGCLLGAIATCGNDASVLDIGSGTGLLALMIAQRTNGKITSVEADEEAAAQALRNVEGSRWSERVSIVNSTIQVFAEQTKDRFDLIVSNPPFYTNYLPSDDVRRKLAMHTYSLSMEDLAGVVSKLLKPEGRFYVIYPAYEAGLFAQTAKSKGLHPLENHIIRNKEGGSIFRMITCYGQTEAKTTQSELVIRDDSNAYTAAFEKLLAPYYLNL, translated from the coding sequence ATGGGAAATAACTTTTTTCAATTCAAGCAATTCAGGATCAACCAGGAGGGCGCAGCCATGAAGGTGAGCACTGAGGGCTGCCTGCTGGGGGCTATCGCTACCTGCGGCAACGATGCCAGCGTGCTGGACATTGGCTCCGGCACGGGCCTGCTGGCTTTAATGATCGCTCAACGAACGAATGGTAAAATAACGTCGGTTGAAGCTGACGAGGAGGCAGCTGCCCAGGCGCTTCGGAATGTGGAAGGCAGTCGGTGGAGTGAAAGAGTGAGTATAGTCAACAGTACCATTCAGGTGTTTGCAGAACAAACGAAGGACCGTTTCGACTTGATCGTTTCCAATCCGCCATTTTACACCAACTACCTGCCATCCGATGATGTGAGAAGAAAGCTGGCGATGCATACCTACAGCCTTTCGATGGAGGATCTTGCCGGCGTTGTGAGTAAGTTGCTAAAGCCGGAAGGAAGATTCTACGTGATCTATCCTGCCTACGAGGCAGGGCTGTTTGCCCAAACGGCTAAATCAAAAGGGCTGCACCCGTTGGAAAACCACATCATCAGGAACAAGGAGGGTGGCTCGATATTCAGAATGATCACTTGCTATGGGCAAACTGAAGCCAAAACAACGCAAAGTGAACTGGTGATACGAGACGACTCGAACGCCTATACCGCAGCCTTTGAAAAGCTGCTGGCGCCTTATTACCTGAATTTATGA
- a CDS encoding saccharopine dehydrogenase family protein, with translation MTKRILLVGAGRSSFSLINYLISLLKENNWQLCIGDLDVGFLSEKFGSAENVQVISFDIFNQEQKTKEITKSDLVISMLPAKFHIHVAEVCADHGINMITASYVTDEIKALDEKFKAKGAICVMEMGLDPGLDHMSAMKVLDRIKDKGYKLHAFETFTGGLLAPSTEDNPWQYKFTWNPRNVVLAGQGIVKFIQEGRFKYIPYHKVFRRTEVIHIPGHGYFEGYANRDSLKYVDSYELQDIQTLYRGTLRRPGFCKAWDIFIQLGATDDSFKMERVDEMTHRQFINSFLYFNPHDSVELKLAHYLNIDMESEEMYKLKWLGLFDDELVGLKEGTPAQILEHILKKKWTPRKDEKDMIVMWHKFDFKEGDQAREIQSYMVVMGDNANDTAMAKTVGLPLGIGAKMILNGEFKLSGVQIPTKREIYKPVLKELEAMGFEFNEREIDLMETAKG, from the coding sequence ATGACGAAGCGCATACTGTTAGTCGGAGCAGGAAGATCTTCCTTCTCTTTAATCAACTATCTCATTAGCCTCCTGAAAGAAAACAACTGGCAGCTTTGCATCGGCGATCTCGACGTTGGTTTCCTGAGTGAAAAGTTTGGCTCAGCTGAAAACGTACAGGTAATTTCTTTTGATATTTTTAACCAGGAGCAGAAAACCAAAGAAATAACCAAATCCGACCTGGTCATTTCTATGCTTCCCGCCAAGTTCCATATCCACGTGGCTGAAGTGTGTGCAGATCATGGCATCAACATGATTACGGCGTCGTATGTTACCGACGAAATCAAAGCGCTTGATGAAAAATTCAAAGCCAAAGGAGCCATTTGCGTCATGGAAATGGGCCTCGACCCTGGCCTCGACCATATGTCGGCCATGAAGGTGCTTGACCGGATCAAGGACAAAGGCTACAAACTCCATGCGTTCGAAACCTTCACCGGAGGGCTGCTGGCCCCCTCCACCGAGGATAACCCCTGGCAGTACAAGTTCACCTGGAACCCCCGCAACGTGGTGTTGGCAGGGCAAGGCATTGTGAAATTCATTCAGGAAGGGCGCTTCAAGTACATCCCCTATCACAAGGTGTTCAGGCGCACGGAAGTCATCCACATACCCGGACATGGCTATTTTGAAGGATACGCCAACAGAGACTCACTGAAGTATGTCGACTCCTATGAGCTTCAGGACATCCAAACCCTTTATCGGGGCACGTTGCGCAGGCCTGGGTTCTGTAAGGCCTGGGACATCTTCATTCAACTCGGAGCCACCGACGACTCCTTTAAAATGGAGAGAGTCGACGAAATGACACACCGGCAGTTTATCAACTCCTTCCTGTATTTCAATCCACATGATTCCGTAGAATTGAAACTAGCCCATTATCTGAATATTGACATGGAGTCGGAAGAAATGTACAAGCTGAAGTGGCTGGGTCTGTTCGATGATGAGTTAGTTGGATTAAAAGAAGGCACTCCGGCACAAATCCTGGAGCATATTCTGAAGAAAAAGTGGACGCCCCGCAAAGACGAGAAGGACATGATCGTGATGTGGCATAAGTTTGATTTCAAAGAAGGCGACCAGGCCAGGGAAATCCAGTCGTACATGGTGGTAATGGGTGACAATGCCAACGATACGGCTATGGCCAAAACAGTTGGGTTGCCGCTTGGCATTGGCGCTAAGATGATTTTGAATGGTGAGTTCAAACTGAGCGGTGTGCAAATACCTACGAAAAGAGAAATCTACAAGCCGGTACTGAAAGAACTGGAAGCCATGGGGTTCGAATTCAACGAAAGGGAAATAGACTTGATGGAGACCGCCAAAGGATAG
- a CDS encoding cytidine deaminase gives MLSIEYVYMSRTGKVEIDYTIVPLNELGKEEAALVKSALQARFTAHAPYSNFQVGAAALLADGTVVAGSNQENRSFPAGLCAERVCLYHASSNYPDTPIEMLAVVAFPAKSEVAEPAHPCGGCRQVMMEMQHKQRRPFKLLLLYPNDEVLVLEKASDLMPFPFESEI, from the coding sequence ATGCTGTCCATCGAATATGTATACATGAGCAGAACGGGTAAAGTAGAAATCGATTATACAATCGTGCCATTAAATGAGCTGGGCAAAGAAGAGGCTGCACTAGTGAAAAGCGCCTTGCAGGCACGCTTCACTGCACACGCACCGTATTCCAACTTTCAGGTGGGGGCGGCGGCATTGCTGGCTGATGGTACTGTCGTGGCCGGTTCCAATCAGGAAAATCGTTCCTTTCCTGCAGGGCTTTGCGCTGAGAGGGTTTGCCTCTATCATGCTTCCTCCAATTACCCCGACACACCTATTGAAATGCTGGCTGTTGTCGCTTTTCCGGCAAAGTCGGAAGTGGCTGAGCCGGCTCACCCGTGTGGAGGCTGCCGGCAGGTGATGATGGAAATGCAGCACAAGCAACGTCGTCCGTTCAAGCTGCTACTCCTGTACCCCAACGATGAAGTGCTGGTGCTCGAAAAAGCCAGTGATTTGATGCCGTTTCCTTTCGAATCCGAAATTTGA
- a CDS encoding SDR family NAD(P)-dependent oxidoreductase — translation MKKIALITGATSGIGKSTAHYLADQFYLIICGRRRDKLEELAHNLRTETDVHVLSFDVRDQRAVNQAIESLPSNWKDIDVLINNAGNAHGMDVIHEGSTQDWDDMIDINVKGLLYVSKAIIPGMVEKKSGFIVNIGSIAGKEVYPKGNVYCASKHAVDAITNGMRLDLNPYGIRVTGIHPGLVETEFSLVRFKGDEEKAKQVYKGMKPLTGDDVADVIKYVVTRPPHVLLSDIVLFPTAQASATMVHRES, via the coding sequence ATGAAAAAAATTGCCCTCATCACAGGTGCCACGTCAGGCATTGGAAAATCAACCGCTCACTACCTTGCCGACCAGTTTTACCTGATCATTTGCGGAAGGCGAAGAGACAAGCTGGAGGAGCTGGCGCACAACCTGCGAACCGAAACTGATGTGCACGTACTGAGCTTCGACGTAAGAGATCAGCGGGCCGTGAACCAGGCCATTGAGTCGCTGCCATCTAACTGGAAAGATATTGATGTGCTTATCAATAATGCCGGCAATGCGCACGGCATGGATGTTATTCATGAGGGCAGCACGCAGGATTGGGACGACATGATTGACATCAATGTGAAAGGGCTGCTTTATGTAAGCAAAGCCATCATCCCTGGTATGGTAGAAAAAAAGTCGGGTTTTATTGTAAACATTGGGTCAATTGCCGGGAAAGAGGTGTATCCCAAAGGCAATGTGTATTGTGCCAGCAAGCATGCCGTTGATGCCATCACGAACGGAATGCGACTAGATCTGAACCCCTATGGAATTAGAGTAACGGGCATTCACCCTGGCCTTGTGGAAACTGAATTTTCGCTGGTTCGCTTCAAAGGCGACGAAGAAAAAGCCAAACAGGTTTACAAAGGCATGAAGCCTTTAACAGGAGACGATGTGGCGGATGTTATCAAGTACGTGGTTACCCGGCCTCCTCATGTGCTGCTAAGCGACATCGTGCTATTCCCGACCGCCCAGGCGAGCGCCACCATGGTGCACAGGGAGTCGTGA
- the porT gene encoding type IX secretion/gliding motility protein PorT/SprT, whose translation MQTTNLRHLLHLYRHQVATIVLLLGLASPSIAQHSTVINLPNYTEKFLHYGFGMGLHSSRYAIQYSDAFADDDTLHSIVPHSLGGFKIGFISNMRVLQYLDFRFLITVGFYENKLLYRSVTGNTLEQLIDATTVELPMLLKYRSVRRDNIGMYLIGGITPTIEARGKDDKADASERLLTKSTSVALEAGVGFDLYYPLFKFAPEIRYSWGISNILTNDVNKYNDPLKRVSPHNLTLYITFEGGPS comes from the coding sequence ATGCAAACCACAAACCTTCGGCATTTGCTCCATTTATACCGGCATCAAGTAGCAACAATCGTTTTGCTGCTTGGCCTTGCTTCGCCATCCATAGCGCAGCACAGCACTGTTATCAATCTACCCAACTACACAGAAAAGTTTCTTCATTACGGATTTGGCATGGGCCTGCACAGTTCCCGATATGCGATTCAATATTCCGATGCCTTTGCTGACGACGATACGCTCCATTCTATCGTTCCGCACAGCCTCGGTGGTTTCAAAATTGGCTTTATCTCCAACATGAGGGTGCTGCAATACCTCGACTTTCGTTTTTTGATTACAGTAGGCTTCTACGAAAACAAACTATTGTATCGGTCGGTGACGGGAAACACGCTGGAGCAGCTGATTGACGCCACCACAGTGGAGTTGCCTATGCTACTCAAATACCGGTCGGTAAGGAGAGATAATATTGGCATGTACCTGATAGGCGGCATTACTCCCACCATTGAGGCCCGTGGAAAAGACGACAAAGCTGACGCCAGCGAGCGTTTGCTTACGAAAAGCACTTCTGTGGCGCTGGAGGCAGGTGTTGGCTTCGACCTCTACTACCCGCTGTTCAAGTTCGCTCCTGAAATCCGCTACTCCTGGGGAATCTCCAATATCCTGACTAACGACGTCAACAAGTACAACGATCCGCTAAAGCGGGTTTCACCTCACAACCTGACCCTTTACATCACCTTCGAAGGCGGTCCATCTTAA
- the ubiE gene encoding bifunctional demethylmenaquinone methyltransferase/2-methoxy-6-polyprenyl-1,4-benzoquinol methylase UbiE produces MTVVPYKEKEGSKKAQVAEMFNNISRRYDFLNHFLSLGIDIVWRKKAVRELKEIKPKQILDIATGTGDFAIEALSLKPDKVIGVDISEGMLAMGKKKIARMKLEDKVELQMGDSEKLLFDDNTFDAVIVAFGVRNFENLEKGLADMWRVLKPGGKVVVLEFSKPTRFPMKQLYSFYFKYILPIIGRMISKDRAAYTYLPESVKAFPDGVLFTNILDRVGFKKTICKPQTFGICSIYTGIK; encoded by the coding sequence ATGACCGTAGTACCCTACAAAGAAAAGGAAGGAAGCAAGAAAGCTCAGGTGGCTGAAATGTTCAACAACATTAGCCGCCGGTACGATTTCCTCAATCACTTCCTCAGCCTTGGCATCGATATCGTTTGGAGAAAAAAAGCTGTTCGGGAGCTCAAAGAGATCAAGCCAAAGCAAATACTCGACATTGCGACGGGCACAGGTGATTTCGCTATTGAAGCCCTTTCATTGAAACCCGACAAAGTAATTGGCGTCGACATTTCGGAAGGCATGCTGGCCATGGGCAAGAAAAAAATTGCCCGCATGAAGCTGGAAGATAAAGTCGAACTTCAGATGGGCGATTCAGAAAAGTTGCTCTTCGATGACAATACCTTCGATGCCGTCATCGTTGCCTTTGGGGTAAGGAACTTCGAAAACCTGGAAAAAGGATTGGCCGATATGTGGAGGGTGCTGAAACCAGGAGGAAAAGTGGTGGTGCTGGAGTTTTCAAAACCCACCCGCTTTCCTATGAAGCAGCTTTATAGCTTTTATTTTAAGTACATATTGCCTATTATCGGCAGAATGATTTCTAAAGACCGGGCGGCATATACATACCTTCCCGAGTCGGTAAAAGCGTTTCCCGACGGGGTGCTTTTTACTAACATACTGGATCGGGTTGGGTTCAAAAAAACAATATGCAAACCACAAACCTTCGGCATTTGCTCCATTTATACCGGCATCAAGTAG
- the yihA gene encoding ribosome biogenesis GTP-binding protein YihA/YsxC — MRIDTATFLASYANVNTCPESELPEYAFIGRSNVGKSSLINMLTNHSKLAKTSSKPGKTQLLNQFLINDSWLLMDMPGYGWAKVSKTEKAKWEIMNQQYLLERKNLCNLFVLIDSRIPPQKIDLEFLNWAGENEIPLSIVFTKADKQSKNHTQSSVAAFMRELKKYWIFLPPSFVTSAEDKRGKEELLGYIEEANGLFMQKND; from the coding sequence ATGCGGATTGATACAGCCACTTTTCTGGCAAGCTATGCCAACGTTAATACCTGCCCCGAATCCGAGCTGCCGGAGTATGCTTTCATTGGGCGCAGTAATGTCGGCAAGTCGTCGCTCATCAACATGCTGACCAACCACAGCAAGTTGGCCAAAACATCGTCAAAACCAGGAAAGACCCAGTTGCTCAACCAATTCCTGATCAACGATTCGTGGCTGCTGATGGACATGCCGGGCTATGGATGGGCCAAAGTAAGTAAGACAGAAAAGGCCAAATGGGAGATCATGAACCAGCAATACTTGCTGGAGAGAAAAAACCTGTGCAACCTGTTTGTGCTTATCGATTCGAGGATTCCTCCCCAGAAAATTGACCTTGAGTTTCTTAACTGGGCGGGAGAGAACGAAATTCCCTTGTCGATTGTGTTCACAAAAGCCGACAAGCAATCAAAAAACCATACCCAGTCTTCGGTGGCGGCCTTTATGAGGGAATTGAAGAAGTATTGGATTTTTCTGCCTCCATCCTTCGTGACTTCTGCTGAAGACAAGCGGGGAAAGGAAGAATTACTCGGCTATATAGAAGAAGCCAATGGGCTTTTTATGCAAAAAAATGATTAA
- a CDS encoding DUF5606 family protein, translating into MEFKEIATVSGKGGLFKVLNPTRSGVILESLDEKKSKLIVNANSKVSILHEISIYTTDNEGTVALEDVMRKVHKEFAGDTGLTKNSDNEELKSFLKHVLPTYDADRVYVSDIKKLVNWYSILVEVAPEVFDEPKEEVKEEKPAKAKAPKEAAAKKAPAAKAAEKQPKEEKPKAKPAAKKKSADK; encoded by the coding sequence ATGGAGTTTAAAGAAATTGCAACAGTATCTGGCAAAGGCGGACTTTTCAAAGTACTTAACCCTACCCGCTCAGGCGTCATACTGGAATCGTTAGATGAGAAGAAGTCCAAGCTGATAGTCAACGCTAACTCCAAAGTGTCTATCCTTCACGAAATCTCTATTTACACCACCGACAATGAAGGCACGGTGGCGTTGGAGGACGTGATGCGCAAGGTGCACAAGGAATTTGCCGGGGACACAGGTCTTACCAAAAACTCTGATAACGAAGAGCTGAAGTCGTTTCTGAAGCACGTGTTGCCCACTTACGATGCCGACAGGGTATACGTGTCCGACATTAAAAAGCTGGTGAACTGGTACAGCATTTTGGTGGAAGTAGCACCTGAGGTTTTTGACGAGCCCAAGGAAGAGGTGAAGGAAGAAAAGCCTGCCAAGGCAAAGGCACCTAAAGAAGCGGCTGCCAAAAAAGCTCCTGCTGCCAAGGCCGCTGAAAAGCAACCTAAAGAAGAAAAACCCAAGGCCAAGCCCGCTGCCAAAAAGAAGTCCGCAGACAAGTAA
- the fbp gene encoding class 1 fructose-bisphosphatase, whose protein sequence is MVDKSKLGQPVGTTLDRFIKNKQDEFSFATGELSQILRDIGLAGKIINREISRAGLVDLGGSVGEQNIQGENQQKLDVIANIRFKRALRNGGEVCAIVSEEDDGIIDLNNPHGRYIVAIDPLDGSSNIDVNVSIGTIFSVYRRLSPVGGPALREDVLQKGDDQVAAGYLLYGSSTMLVYSTGHGVNGFTYDPSLGEFFLSHPNMKTPTTGSIYSINEGPSQLFDDGVRQYIQHCKEQQLTARYIGSLVGDFHRNMLKGGIYIYPATPKAPNGKLRLLYECNALAYIIEQAGGKATNGKGTRILDLLPNELHQRTPFFIGSSEMMEMAESFNLATADTSPVV, encoded by the coding sequence ATGGTAGACAAAAGTAAATTGGGCCAACCCGTTGGCACCACGCTTGATCGTTTTATTAAAAACAAACAAGACGAATTTTCTTTTGCTACCGGGGAGTTATCCCAAATTCTGAGAGACATCGGGCTGGCAGGCAAAATCATCAATAGAGAGATCAGCCGTGCCGGCCTGGTGGACTTAGGAGGCTCTGTAGGTGAGCAGAACATCCAGGGTGAAAATCAACAAAAGCTTGATGTCATTGCCAATATCCGTTTCAAAAGAGCGCTGAGAAATGGCGGCGAGGTGTGCGCCATTGTGTCGGAAGAAGACGACGGCATCATCGACCTTAACAATCCGCATGGTCGCTACATTGTGGCCATCGATCCGCTCGACGGCTCTTCCAACATCGACGTCAATGTGTCCATTGGTACTATTTTTTCGGTTTACCGAAGATTATCACCGGTGGGCGGCCCCGCCCTGCGGGAGGATGTGCTGCAAAAAGGCGACGACCAGGTGGCTGCGGGCTACTTGCTCTATGGCTCTTCTACCATGCTGGTGTACAGCACAGGGCATGGCGTGAATGGATTTACTTACGATCCGTCGCTGGGAGAGTTCTTTCTGTCGCACCCCAACATGAAAACCCCAACTACCGGCAGCATCTACTCCATCAACGAGGGGCCCAGCCAGCTTTTCGACGATGGCGTTCGGCAGTATATTCAGCACTGCAAGGAGCAACAACTTACGGCCCGTTACATCGGCTCGTTAGTCGGCGACTTTCACCGAAACATGCTGAAAGGTGGCATTTACATCTACCCGGCCACTCCGAAAGCGCCCAATGGGAAATTGAGATTGCTTTACGAATGCAATGCGCTGGCCTATATTATTGAGCAGGCGGGCGGAAAAGCTACAAACGGAAAAGGGACACGAATTCTTGACTTACTGCCCAACGAACTTCACCAGAGAACACCCTTTTTTATCGGATCCAGCGAAATGATGGAAATGGCAGAGTCGTTCAATCTGGCGACTGCCGATACTTCTCCCGTAGTTTAA